Within the Acuticoccus sediminis genome, the region GTCGGGTCCGGAGAGGACCCGGCCGCTTTTTCGTTGCGGAGGCCCTGCCGGACGGCTCGGCCGGGTCCTGAGGGCGGGCGCCTAAAGCTGAATTTGAAATTCCGTTGTTGCCAAATGACGCCCGGGAGCCGATGTGCAGATGGCATTCATGTTGTTTCCCCTTCCAGGCGACTCTGGCGAGGGGCGTTCGACGCCCGCGGGCGATCTCGAACAGCGTATTGTGCAGGGTCAAGCCGCTCGGAACGTTGGCGCTTTCCGCAGTCTCGCGACCCTTTGAAGAAGGGTTCTCGTCCGTGAGACGCAAACGTAGCCGACACCTCGAGACGCTCCACCGCGTGGTGGGCGGCCTGTCGGCGCTGATCGCCATCGTCGGTCTCATCGTCATCGCTTCCCTTTCCGGCGCCTTCGCGGCGCCGCATGACGGCGACGCCCGTGTCGACCGGAACGCGGATGGTCCCTCCCCGGCGCCGTTCGAGGTAGCTCAGGCGACGTTCGTGCGGCAGGACGTGATCTATCCGGACAGGGTGTTCGTCGCGGACCCGCGGATCGCCGGGGGACCGTGCGGGGCCGGCTGCGGCGGCGCGGTCGCGGGGGAGATCGGCACGCGCAAGGTGAAGGAGCGCTACTGGTACCGGGCGCGCTCCATCACCGCGCCTTCGGCGGTCTCGCGCCCGGCCTGCGCCAGCCACGAGTGTGCCGTTCGGTGATTGAATCGGGCCATAGGCCAATCCGACGTTGGCGTCGGGCGCGATTGGACTAGGTTGAGGGGGAATCCGAAGGCGGAGAGCCCATGCAATACCTTCACACCATGGTCCGGATCACGGACGTCGACCAGTCCCTCGACTTCTACTGCAACAAGCTCGGTCTGCGCGAAGTGCGGCGCATCGACAGCGAGCAGGGGCGCTACACGCTGATCTTCCTCGCCGCGCCGGACGATTTCGGCCGCGCCCAGAGCGAGGCGAAGGCGCCGATGCTGGAGCTGACCTATAACTGGGACCCGGAGGACTACTCCGGCGGCCGCAACTTCGGCCACCTGGCGTTCCGCGTGGACGACATCTACGCGACCTGCCAGCGTCTCCTCGACCAGGGCGTGACGATCAACCGTCCTCCGCGCGACGGCCGGATGGCGTTCGTGAAGTCACCGGACAACATCTCGATCGAGCTGCTCCAGAAGGGCGACAGCCTGGCGCCCGCCGAGCCCTGGTCCTCGATGGAGAATACCGGCTCCTGGTGAACCGGAACCGGCGGTCGTCGAGGTCCGGACCACCGGACCGGCCGGGGGAGCCCGCGGGATCCTCCGGCGAGTCTCCGGCCGCCGTGGCGTTCCGCCGGTGGGAGCGAGGGCGCCGGTCAGAAGTCGGTGGCGATCCCGTTGACCTCCCAGTCGCCGTAGCGGACGGGCTCCGGGCCGGCGCGCCCACCCTCTTCCGGGGGCAGGGGCTCGGTCTGCTGCGCGGCCTTGCGGCGGGCCTCCGCCTCGGCGAGGGCGCGCTTGGCCGCTTCGGTGAGGGGCGGTCGATCATCGGTCATGCGTTCACTCCTGACCCATTTCGCGCGATATTTCAACGCGGCGACGCGGTCCGGCCACCCGTTGCGGCGCCGGAGCTGGCCGCGGGCGGCGCCACAGGTCGTCACAGGGGCGTGTTCGGCTATGTGCTTGCTATAGCACATAACCTAGCCTAGGACGAATCCACAAGAAGGCCCGCCACAGGTGCGCGGCCCACCTCGAGGAGGTCCTCCATGTCCATGTCGATCAACCGTCGTCATCTCATGTGCGCCGCCGCGGCGGCCGGTACAGTCGCCGCGCTTCCCCTGACCGCGGCGCGGGCGCAGACCCCCCCGGTCAAGCCGACCATGAAACAGGCCCCGGCCTTCCGCCGCTTCAGCCTCGGCGACTGGGTCGTCACCGCCGTCGCGGACGGCGGCATCACCATGAACGCCGGCGTCCTCCCCGAGTTCTCCGAGGCCCAGTTCGCCGAGGCGATGGAAAAGGCGTTCCTTCCGGCGGACGCGTTTCCGGCCTCGATCAACACCTTCCTGCTTCAGAACGGCGACCGGACGATCCTGGTCGACACCGGCGGTTCCAGCCGGATGGGCCCGACCGTCGGCAGGACGCTGGGCAACCTCGCCGCCGCCGGCGTCGAGCCGGGCGACATCGACACGGTCCTCATCACCCACATGCACGGCGACCATATCGGCGGCCTGATCGACGGCGACGGCGCCGCGGTGTTCCCCAACGCCGAGGTGGTTGTGCGCGACAGTGAGCTCGCGTTCTGGACCGACCCCGAGCAAGCCTCGAGCGTCCCCGAGCGCCAGCGCGGCACCATCGAGGCCGCGACCGCCGTCGCGAACGCCTACGAGGGCAACCTCACCACCTTCGCGGACGACGTCGCGGTGGTCGACGGCATCGAGGCGATGGCGCTCTACGGCCACACCCCCGGCCACACCGGCTACCGCCTGGAGGGCGGGGGTCAGACGCTGCTGATCTGGGGCGACATCGTGCATATCGCACCGGTGCAGCTCCCGGACCCCAGCGTCTACATCGGCTTCGACGTGACGCCGGAGGAGGCGGTGGCGACCCGCCAGAAGCTCCTCGACATGGTGGCGACCGAGCGGATGATGATCGCCGGCATGCACATGCCCTTCCCGGCGTTCGGCCACATCGCGCGCGACGGGGACGGCTACGCCTTCGCCCCGGCCTACTGGCAGTACTCGCTCTGAGGCAGCGGGTCCGGGCGCGCCCGCCGCGGCCTGACCCGCTCCCCGCACGGCCCTAGAGGAAGGATTGGGGGTCGATGTCGACGGAGCGGCGGACCGCGCCCTCGACCGGTACCTGATCGAGCCACGCCGCCATGATCGACTGCAGCGGCGTGGTCCGGGGGGCGCGCACCAGAAGGCGGAAACGGTGCCGGCCGCGCAGCACCGCGAGCGGCGCCTCCGCCGGCCCCAGCACCTCCACCCCGTCCATCGGCGCTGTGCGGGCGAGGGCGACGGCGTGGGCGTGGGCCTCCGCCCGGTCCGGCGCCGAGACGATTACCGAGGCGAGGCGCTGGAACGGGGGCAGGCCGCCATCGCGCCGCGCGTCCGTCTCCTCCTGATAGAAGGCCTCGCCGTCGCCGGAGACCATCGCGCGGATCACCGGGTGATCCGGCGCGTGCGTCTGCAGGAGGGCGCGGCCGCCGGAGTGGACGCGCCCGGCGCGCCCGGTCACCTGCGTCAGGAGCTGGAACGTGCGCTCGGCGGCGCGCGGGTCGCCGTTCTCCAGCCCGAGGTCGGCATCCACCACGGCGACGAACTGCAGCCGCGGGAAGGTGAACCCCTTCGCCACGAGCTGGGTGCCGACGATGATGTCCCGCTCACCCTTCTCGACGCGCTCCAGCGCTTCGGCGAGCGCCTTCGGTCCGCCGCCGAGGTCGGACGAGAGCACCTCGCAGCGTGCGGCCGGCCAGAGGGCGCGCGCCTCCTCCTCGACGCGCTCCACGCCGGGACCGCAGGGAACCAGCGTGTCGGTCGCGCCGCACTGCGGGCAGGACGTCGGGCGCGCCTCCTCGTGGCCGCAGTGGTGGCACACGAGGCGGGCGCGGAAGCGATGGTCCACCAGCGACGCGGCGCAGTTGGGGCAGTGGAAGCGGTGCCCGCAGCCGCGGCAGACGGTGAGCGGCGCGTAGCCGCGGCGGTTGAGGAAGAGGAGCGCCTGCTCGCCCCTCTCCAGCGCCTCGGTCACGGCCCGACGGACCGGCGGCGACAGCCATTCGCCGCGCGGCGGTGCGGCCCGGCGAAGGTCCACGGCCTGGATCGTCGGCAGCGAGGTGCCGCTGTGGCGCGAGGGGAGCACCACGCGGCGGTAGCGCCCCAGGTCGGCGTTGATGCGCGTCTCCACAGACGGCGTGGCCGAGGCGAGGACCACCGGGATCCCGGCGGCGCGGGCGCGCGCGACGGCCATGTCGCGGGCGCTGTAGATGACGCCGTCCTCCTGCTTGAAGCTCGGATCGTGCTCCTCGTCGACGACGATCACGCCGAGGTTGGAGAACGGCAGGAAGAGGGCGGAGCGGGCGCCGACGACGACCCGCGCCTCCCCGGTCGCGGCGGCGCGCCAGAGGGCGACGCGGGCGGCGGGCGTGCGTTCGGAGTGCCACTCCTCGGGCGCCTCGCCGAAGCGGCGGGTGAGGCGGGCGGTTACCATCGGGGTGAGCGCGATCTCGGGCATCA harbors:
- the gloA gene encoding lactoylglutathione lyase — its product is MQYLHTMVRITDVDQSLDFYCNKLGLREVRRIDSEQGRYTLIFLAAPDDFGRAQSEAKAPMLELTYNWDPEDYSGGRNFGHLAFRVDDIYATCQRLLDQGVTINRPPRDGRMAFVKSPDNISIELLQKGDSLAPAEPWSSMENTGSW
- a CDS encoding primosomal protein N', with the protein product MTAARLSVLLPHRLGLLTYVAQEPYAPGDVVAVPLGARTVVGVVWDDAPDETLDAARLKPIKGRASRVRLTDELRAFVDFLARYTMTERGAVLKMVLRNGEGLADAPPQTALALTGTEPERWTPARTAVRDALAAGPLARRELAALSGASPAVITGLIKAGVIAEVAVSEPERPRPTEVPPELSPDQAEAVGALRETGFGVTLLEGVTGSGKTEVYFEAVAAALEAGRQALVLMPEIALTPMVTARLTRRFGEAPEEWHSERTPAARVALWRAAATGEARVVVGARSALFLPFSNLGVIVVDEEHDPSFKQEDGVIYSARDMAVARARAAGIPVVLASATPSVETRINADLGRYRRVVLPSRHSGTSLPTIQAVDLRRAAPPRGEWLSPPVRRAVTEALERGEQALLFLNRRGYAPLTVCRGCGHRFHCPNCAASLVDHRFRARLVCHHCGHEEARPTSCPQCGATDTLVPCGPGVERVEEEARALWPAARCEVLSSDLGGGPKALAEALERVEKGERDIIVGTQLVAKGFTFPRLQFVAVVDADLGLENGDPRAAERTFQLLTQVTGRAGRVHSGGRALLQTHAPDHPVIRAMVSGDGEAFYQEETDARRDGGLPPFQRLASVIVSAPDRAEAHAHAVALARTAPMDGVEVLGPAEAPLAVLRGRHRFRLLVRAPRTTPLQSIMAAWLDQVPVEGAVRRSVDIDPQSFL
- a CDS encoding DUF1674 domain-containing protein yields the protein MTDDRPPLTEAAKRALAEAEARRKAAQQTEPLPPEEGGRAGPEPVRYGDWEVNGIATDF
- a CDS encoding MBL fold metallo-hydrolase, which produces MSMSINRRHLMCAAAAAGTVAALPLTAARAQTPPVKPTMKQAPAFRRFSLGDWVVTAVADGGITMNAGVLPEFSEAQFAEAMEKAFLPADAFPASINTFLLQNGDRTILVDTGGSSRMGPTVGRTLGNLAAAGVEPGDIDTVLITHMHGDHIGGLIDGDGAAVFPNAEVVVRDSELAFWTDPEQASSVPERQRGTIEAATAVANAYEGNLTTFADDVAVVDGIEAMALYGHTPGHTGYRLEGGGQTLLIWGDIVHIAPVQLPDPSVYIGFDVTPEEAVATRQKLLDMVATERMMIAGMHMPFPAFGHIARDGDGYAFAPAYWQYSL